In the Planctomycetota bacterium genome, GGCGGACGTGTTGCCGGGCTGGCTTCGCCGGGTGGCGGTGAACGCGGTGATCGACCACTGGCGCAAAGAAGACGCGCGGCGTCGGAAACTGGCGGCGATGCGCGAGCACCCGCTGGCACGGCGCGTGGTGCGGCCGTCGAGTCGAATGGAGACCGATGAAGGCGTCGATGCGGTGCAGGCGGCGCTTCGCCGCTTGCCGGCGAAACTCAGAAGCGTCCTCGTCCTGCGCGCGACGGAGAACATGAGTTACGAGGAGTTGGCGGATACGCTGGGAATTTCGACGAGCGCGGTGCGGAGCCGGCTGTTCCGTGCCCGGGAAGAGATGCAGCACCTCCTGAGGCGTGCGCAGGCGCCGCAGTACCTGGCGCGGATGTACCGGGCGCGGCGGTCGGAGGGCGCGGCCGAGTAGGTGAGCGTTGGGCGACGGCACGTCGGAGCGACCGGTCGGCCCCTCGACAGACTCCCCGTCGAGAGCCTCTGGGTCGAACGAGGGGCGGTGAGCACGGTCGAACCGCAAGGAGCAGAGGATGGGCCGCTGTGTGCCGAAAAAGGTGTTGAGCCGGTACGTGGATGGCGACCTCGCGGAGGCCGAGGCGGACCGCGTCCGCCGGCACGTGGCGCAATGCCCG is a window encoding:
- a CDS encoding sigma-70 family RNA polymerase sigma factor — its product is MTTAVGVLAAGRGESLGSLAEALESRRRDLGGLLESAREGDGEAFASLVRRFERPVYHLVLRMVRRAAVAEDLAQDVFIRLWRHLGDLESADVLPGWLRRVAVNAVIDHWRKEDARRRKLAAMREHPLARRVVRPSSRMETDEGVDAVQAALRRLPAKLRSVLVLRATENMSYEELADTLGISTSAVRSRLFRAREEMQHLLRRAQAPQYLARMYRARRSEGAAE